The genomic stretch CATGATCCGCGAATTCCAATATCGTGGCGAAACTTTCAGGGTCAACGCGCATGGCGTCGCCGGTCACGAGGAGGTGTTCATCATGCACCTCGTCGACGGCGAGGAAGAGGGCGAGATCTCCATCGATCGCATGACCGAGGAGAACGACACCAGCGCGCCGATCGACGCCATCTGCGTGATGCTGTGTGACAAGCTCATCATCGAGAACAGCATCGCCGTCGCCGATCCGGACGGAGCCTTCGCCTGGGTCGAGATGAAGACGCAGCGCGACGTGCTCCCCACCCGCGACGATTGGGCCACGCACTGAGGCGGCGCCGGCCCGCCGCGAGCGTGGGCCGGCGGCGAGTATTCTTTGTCGAGAGGCCGCCTCGTGCGGCTTCTCGACGAAAAGCGGCGCGCAGCCGCGCCACGGATTTTACGCATGAGCTTCGACCCCGCCGCGCCTGCGGCCGAACGGATCGATTTCACGCATTTTTTGGCCGTCGACATTCGCATCGGCACGATCGTCGCCGCCCATGCCTTTCCCGAGGCGCGCAAGCCCGCCTACAAGCTCGAGATCGATTTCGGCCCCGGCCTCGGCGTGAAGCGCTCAAGCGCGCAGATCACGACGCATTACGATGTTTCGACGCTGGTCGGGCGTCAGGTGGCGGCGGTGGTGAATTTCCCGCCGCGCCAGATCGGCAAATTCATGTCCGAGGTGCTGACGCTCGGCTTTCCCGATGAAAATGGCGATGTGGTGCTGGTCGCGCCGGAACGGGCCGTGCCGAATGGGGCGCGGCTGTATTGAGGGGCGGCGGCTCGCCGCATTATTTGAAGATGTTGAACCAACCGAACAGATCGACCAGAGACTCGAATGTCTCCAGCCAGCCATTCCAGGCGAATATCCGCTCTCGAATCGTCGGCGGTTCTTGTTCCGACATCGTCGTGGCGGAACCCTCGTCCCGCTCCCCGCGAATTGAAATTTCGATTTTGTATGCTATTGTCATACGCATGAAAGAGCAATCCGCAGCAACCTCCGTCCTGAGCGTGAGGGTCTCGCCCGCCGAGCGCGCTCTGCTCGAGGAGGCGGCGGCTCAGTCGCGCACGACGTTGAGCGAATTCATGCGTCGCAAAGCCGTGGAGGCGGCGGAGGCCGAGGTGCTCGAGCGGGGCGTCGTCACCATAGCGGCGAAAGATTGGGAGGCGTTCGAGGCGTGGCTCGAACGTCCCGCTGAGCCGATAGCTGCGCTTTCAGCATTGGCGCGGCGAGCGCCTTCTTGGAAAAAATGAAGATCGCGGCGCCGTCGCCGCCGCGGCCGCTCCGGGCAAGCGACGACCGCAGCCGGTTCGATTGCGGGCGAGCGTCGCTCAATGACTGGTTTTGCCGCCGCGCGTGGATCAACCAGCTCAATGACGTATCGCGCGTCAATGTGATGACGGCCGGCGACATGGGCCTCATTGTCGCCTATGTGGCGATGAGCGCGGCGCAGATCGAGCGCGCCTATCTGCCGAAGCCGCAGCAACGCAATCGCCCCGATCCCGTGCCCGTCCTACTGCTCGGACAGCTCGCGGTGGACAAGGCCTGTCAGGGAAGGGGATACGCCGCCGACCTTCTCTTCTTTGCTTTCGAGACGGCCCTGCGTGTTTCCGAGAGCATCGGCGGCGCCGGCCTCATCACGCATCCGCTCGACGACAATGCGCGGAGCTTTTACGCGCGATGGGGGTTTTGCGAGCTGCCCCATGATCCTCGCCGCGCGATGATTATTCGCATGGCCGATTTGCGGCTGAGCTTCGCGGAGCGTCGCTGAGGCGCTCGTCTCACGTCTGTCCCGGCCGCAGCCGATAGAAGATGTGATGGCCGATCTTGTCCATCTTCTTCAGCTGCTTGGCCCAGCGCGGCTTCACGTAATTGGCATGGTAATGCGTCGAGCGGCCGACGTCCGAAATATAGGTGTGCCCGTTCATCACCTCGTCGGCGACGCGCTGCGCTGTGGCCCATGAGTCGGGCTCGGTGACGCGCAGCTTGCGGCCCTCGCAGGCGAAGGAGAATTGGCAGGCCTTGTAATGGCTGCGGTTCTGATAGACGACGCCGCAGACGCTGGTCGGATAGAGGCCCGAGGACACGCGGTTCAGCACCACTTGCGCCACCGCCGCCTGGCCCGCCTCCGGCTCGCTGCGCGATTCGAAATAGACCGCCTCGGCGAGGCAGCGCTTCTCGCGCGCCAGCTTGTCGGGGTCGATGAGCGAGGCGTAATCGGGCGGCGTCTTCATGTCTTTCAGCGCGTGCGAGGGCGCGAAGGAGGCGACGGCGATCGGCACGGCGTCGGGCTGCGCCGGCGTCGAGGAGGCGAGCGCCGCGGCGCGCGCGACCTGCGGCGTCGCGCCATGGGCGGCGCGCTCGCGCATCGCTTCGGAGATGCGCTGCGTCGTCGCCGACCCTCGCTGCGAGGGCGAGGCCTGGCCATTGCCGCGCTGCGTCGTCGGCGCGCCGCCGGAATCGGCGGGGAGATCGGCGGCTTCCGGCTCGGCGAGCGAGATGGTCGTCGTCTCGCTGTCCGCGCCCAGCGAAACCTCCACTGTCTCGCCGTCATTGCGCCGCGTGTCGAAGGAGGGGCGCATGGCGATGACGGGATCGCCCTTTTTGGTGCGATCCACCTCGGGGAACGCCTCGGCGTGGGGCTTCAGCGCGGCATGCGGCTCGCGCTCGTCGGGCTGCGCATGAACGTCCTCCTGCGAGCCGATGGCGAGGCGCGCCGTCTGCAGGCGCGCCAGATGCGGCGCTATGTTCCAGCCTTGCGAAGGGTCCTGGCCGGCGGCCGCGGTGAAGGACACCAACAGGCCAGCGCCCAGCCACCAGGGCGCGATGACGCCTATGGCCCAGCTCACTCCCGACCGACGACCCATACGCTGACGCCCCGTCTCGACTCGCGAAGCGTGGCCGAAACGCCACACGCAAACGCAGAAAAGCTCACGGGGAAAACTTATCGCGCATTAGGCTTGCGGGTCGGTTAAGGCGGCGCTCCTCGCATGTCCCGCTTTGGATCATTCGCCGAGAAGATGCGCGACGAGTTCGCGCGTCTGCGCGCCATGGCGATGCTCGAAGAGATAGATCGCCTGCCATGTGCCCAGAACCAATGCGCCGCGCGACAGCGGGATGGAGAGCTGCGTCTGTGTCAGCGCCGTGCGGATGTGGGCGGGCATATCGTCCGGGCCTTCGGTGTCGTGCTCGTAGAGCCCGTCGCCCTCGGGCGCGAGCCCTGCGAAGGCGCGCTCGAGATCGCGCAGCACGGCCGGATCGGCGTTCTCCTGAATGGTGAGCGAGGCTGATGTATGCCGGCAGAACAGCGTCAGCAGACCGGTCGTCAGCCCCTCGCCGCGCGCCCAGGCGGAAACGACGCGGGTGACGTCGTAAAAGCCCTTGCCGCGGGTTTCGACGTGGAAATGGTGGAGCGATTGGCGCATGGGGGAAATGTGCGGCCGACGCGCCGCGAAGTCCAGCGTTCAGGCGAGCGCGCCGGATGCGGGATGCGGATGGCGTGGCGCGGCGGCTCTTTCTCGGCTGCGTCTCTCCGCGTTCCAGCGCAGCAGCGGCTGCTCGAGAAGGCGATGGCTCGCGGAAGCGATCGCGACCGTGAGGAGAAAAGCGACGCCCTTTTGCGCGAGACCGAATTCGGAGCCGCTGGCGATGAAGAGCGCGAGAATCGGCAGATGCCAAAGATAGACGCCATAGGAGATGGCGCCGAGATAGGCGAGCGGCCGGTTCGAGAGGATGCGGGCGGAAAGCGACGCTGGATTGAATCGGCAGTCGATGACGACGATCGCCGAGATGACGGCGAGCAGAGTGTAGCCGAAGATCGCCAGCGCGACGCCGTCTATGTCCGTATAGGCGCCCAATATCGGCATTGCGGCGAGCAGCGTCGCCGACAGCGTCGGCCGGGTCCTCAGCCATTCGACGAGAGCGGCGCGCAGGCGAGGCATAGACAGCGCCACGGCCAGAGCGCAGCCGACCAGCAGCTCGTCTATGCGCGTGTCGAAGCCGTGATAGATGCGAAACATCCGTGCGCCGTCATAGAGGACGAGCCAGCGCCAGAGCGTCACGACCGCGACGCCCATGAGGATCGCCTTCAGAAGGTCGGAGCGCGACAAGCGCGTGGCGCCTGCGGCGAACAGCAGGGGCCAGCTCAGATAGAATTGCTGTTCGACCGCCAGCGACCAGGTGTGGCAGAAATAGAAAGAGTCGCCGAAACGCTCGATGAAGGCGCGCTTCCAATTGCTCGTGTAGGTGAGGACGAAGGCGAGGTCGCCCGGCAGCTCATGGGGCGGGATGGAGAGAGCGGCGACGATGACCGTCGTTCCCAGCGCCATCGCCCAGAGGGCCGGCGCGAGACGAATGGTGCGGCGCAGGAAAAAGGAGGAGAAGCGATAGCTTCCCGCCTCCAGCTCGTCGAGCAGGAGCGTCGTGATGAGATAGCCACTCAGCACGAAGAAAATGTCGACGCCGACAAAGCCGCCCGTCGGCAGATTGTGCCAGTAATGAAACAGGATCACGAAAAGCACGGCGAGGCCGCGCAGGCCGTCCAGAGCGGCCGCTCTCGAATTCATCATTGAAACGCCTCGAAATATTACGGGAGCCGTCTGCGACAATCCCGTAAGTAGTCTCGGCGAGAGTTCTTAACGAAAGGTTGTGCTCACGCCGTGCTCACCGCCTCCTTGCCCAGCGCCGCCTGCGCCGCGGCGAGGCGAGCGATCGGGACGCGATAGGGCGAGCAGGACACGTAATCGAGGCCGACGCTCTCGAAAAAGGCGATGGAGGCGGGGTCGCCGCCATGCTCGCCGCA from Methylosinus sp. C49 encodes the following:
- a CDS encoding tRNA-binding protein, translated to MSFDPAAPAAERIDFTHFLAVDIRIGTIVAAHAFPEARKPAYKLEIDFGPGLGVKRSSAQITTHYDVSTLVGRQVAAVVNFPPRQIGKFMSEVLTLGFPDENGDVVLVAPERAVPNGARLY
- a CDS encoding DUF1778 domain-containing protein, which gives rise to MKEQSAATSVLSVRVSPAERALLEEAAAQSRTTLSEFMRRKAVEAAEAEVLERGVVTIAAKDWEAFEAWLERPAEPIAALSALARRAPSWKK
- a CDS encoding GNAT family N-acetyltransferase; translation: MKIAAPSPPRPLRASDDRSRFDCGRASLNDWFCRRAWINQLNDVSRVNVMTAGDMGLIVAYVAMSAAQIERAYLPKPQQRNRPDPVPVLLLGQLAVDKACQGRGYAADLLFFAFETALRVSESIGGAGLITHPLDDNARSFYARWGFCELPHDPRRAMIIRMADLRLSFAERR
- a CDS encoding cell wall hydrolase — protein: MGRRSGVSWAIGVIAPWWLGAGLLVSFTAAAGQDPSQGWNIAPHLARLQTARLAIGSQEDVHAQPDEREPHAALKPHAEAFPEVDRTKKGDPVIAMRPSFDTRRNDGETVEVSLGADSETTTISLAEPEAADLPADSGGAPTTQRGNGQASPSQRGSATTQRISEAMRERAAHGATPQVARAAALASSTPAQPDAVPIAVASFAPSHALKDMKTPPDYASLIDPDKLAREKRCLAEAVYFESRSEPEAGQAAVAQVVLNRVSSGLYPTSVCGVVYQNRSHYKACQFSFACEGRKLRVTEPDSWATAQRVADEVMNGHTYISDVGRSTHYHANYVKPRWAKQLKKMDKIGHHIFYRLRPGQT
- a CDS encoding secondary thiamine-phosphate synthase enzyme YjbQ — protein: MRQSLHHFHVETRGKGFYDVTRVVSAWARGEGLTTGLLTLFCRHTSASLTIQENADPAVLRDLERAFAGLAPEGDGLYEHDTEGPDDMPAHIRTALTQTQLSIPLSRGALVLGTWQAIYLFEHRHGAQTRELVAHLLGE
- a CDS encoding acyltransferase gives rise to the protein MMNSRAAALDGLRGLAVLFVILFHYWHNLPTGGFVGVDIFFVLSGYLITTLLLDELEAGSYRFSSFFLRRTIRLAPALWAMALGTTVIVAALSIPPHELPGDLAFVLTYTSNWKRAFIERFGDSFYFCHTWSLAVEQQFYLSWPLLFAAGATRLSRSDLLKAILMGVAVVTLWRWLVLYDGARMFRIYHGFDTRIDELLVGCALAVALSMPRLRAALVEWLRTRPTLSATLLAAMPILGAYTDIDGVALAIFGYTLLAVISAIVVIDCRFNPASLSARILSNRPLAYLGAISYGVYLWHLPILALFIASGSEFGLAQKGVAFLLTVAIASASHRLLEQPLLRWNAERRSRERAAAPRHPHPASGALA